A single region of the Triticum dicoccoides isolate Atlit2015 ecotype Zavitan chromosome 2B, WEW_v2.0, whole genome shotgun sequence genome encodes:
- the LOC119363189 gene encoding chitin-inducible gibberellin-responsive protein 2-like codes for MADTPTSRMIHPFSNMQGQNPKQFQFQYSDNPQHPCRPYQPSPDTHVVPQHHYSLKSHSSDASYENQVAQMKHTLDSSAADGYMRHDSPSSHSFTPPSIRSGSGSPSSHDDSHSDSTNGSPVSASCVTVTEDPNDLKQKLKDLEAEMLGPDAEIVNSLESSVAKQLSLEPEKWAQMMDFPRGNLKELLLACARAVEEKNMYAVDVMVPELRKMVSVSGTPLERLGAYMVEGLVARLASSGHSIYKALRCKEPKSSDLLSYMHFLYEACPYFKFGYMSANGAIAEAVKGEDRIHIIDFHIAQGAQWISLLQALAARPGGPPTVRITGLDDSVSAYARGGGLDLVGRRLSHIAGLCKVPFEFHSVAMAGEEVEEGHLGVIPGEALAVNFTLELHHIPDETVSTANHRDRILRLVKSLRPKVLTLVEQESNTNTAPFPQRFAETLEYYTAIFESIDLTLPRDDKERVNMEQHCLAREVVNLIACEGAERVERHEVFGKWKARLTMAGFRPSPLSSLVNATISTLLQSYSENYKLAERDGALYLGWKNKPLVVSSAWH; via the coding sequence ATGGCCGATACTCCAACTTCCCGGATGATCCACCCCTTCAGCAACATGCAGGGGCAGAACCCGAAACAGTTCCAGTTCCAGTACTCCGACAACCCACAGCATCCCTGCCGCCCTTACCAGCCATCTCCAGACACCCATGTTGTGCCACAGCATCACTACAGCCTCAAGTCCCACTCATCAGATGCTAGCTATGAGAACCAGGTTGCTCAGATGAAGCACACTTTGGACTCCTCGGCGGCAGACGGCTACATGAGGCATGACTCGCCCTCCAGCCATAGCTTCACTCCTCCGTCCATCAGGAGCGGCAGTGGCAGCCCTTCGTCTCACGACGACAGCCACTCCGACTCCACCAACGGATCTCCTGTGAGTGCTTCGTGCGTCACTGTGACTGAGGATCCTAACGATCTGAAGCAAAAGCTCAAGGACCTTGAGGCTGAAATGCTTGGGCCAGACGCTGAGATAGTTAACAGCCTGGAGAGCTCCGTGGCAAAGCAGCTATCGCTGGAGCCGGAGAAGTGGGCGCAGATGATGGACTTTCCCAGGGGCAACCTGAAGGAGCTGCTGCTTGCTTGTGCCAGAGCTGTGGAAGAGAAGAACATGTACGCGGTCGATGTGATGGTGCCGGAGCTGAGGAAGATGGTTTCGGTCTCCGGCACGCCGCTTGAGAGGCTGGGAGCCTACATGGTGGAAGGGCTCGTGGCCAGGCTCGCCTCCTCCGGCCACTCCATCTACAAAGCCTTGAGGTGCAAGGAGCCGAAGAGCTCTGACCTGCTGTCCTACATGCATTTCCTGTATGAGGCCTGCCCCTACTTCAAGTTCGGCTACATGTCGGCCAACGGCGCCATTGCGGAGGCTGTGAAGGGAGAGGACAGGATCCACATAATCGACTTCCATATCGCTCAAGGAGCTCAGTGGATCTCCCTCCTCCAGGCCCTTGCAGCCAGGCCCGGTGGGCCGCCGACCGTGAGGATCACAGGGCTTGATGATTCGGTGTCGGCCTACGCGCGAGGCGGTGGGCTGGACCTTGTTGGGAGGAGGCTGTCGCACATTGCTGGGCTCTGCAAAGTTCCCTTTGAGTTCCACTCGGTCGCCATGGCCGGCGAAGAGGTGGAAGAGGGGCACCTCGGGGTCATCCCCGGGGAGGCTCTGGCGGTGAACTTCACCCTGGAGCTGCACCACATCCCGGACGAGACGGTGAGCACAGCGAACCACCGGGACCGGATCCTGCGGCTGGTGAAGAGCCTGAGGCCCAAGGTGCTGACCCTGGTGGAGCAGGAGTCCAACACCAACACGGCCCCGTTCCCGCAGAGGTTCGCGGAGACGCTGGAGTACTACACGGCCATCTTCGAGTCCATCGACCTGACGCTGCCGAGGGACGACAAGGAGCGGGTGAACATGGAGCAGCACTGCCTGGCGAGGGAGGTGGTGAACCTGATCGCGTGCGAGGGCGCGGAGCGGGTGGAGCGGCACGAGGTGTTCGGCAAGTGGAAGGCGCGCCTCACCATGGCCGGCTTCAGGCCGTCGCCGCTCAGCTCGCTGGTGAACGCCACCATCAGCACGCTGCTGCAGAGCTACTCGGAGAACTACAAGCTCGCCGAGAGGGACGGGGCGCTCTACCTCGGCTGGAAGAACAAGCCCCTCGTCGTCTCCTCCGCATGGCACTAG